The Balaenoptera acutorostrata chromosome 15, mBalAcu1.1, whole genome shotgun sequence genome contains a region encoding:
- the HCFC1R1 gene encoding host cell factor C1 regulator 1 isoform X2 has product MILQQPLERGPQGRAQRDPRAVSGASRGLDASSPLRGAVPMSTKRRLEEEQEPLRKQFLSEENMVTHFSRLSLHNDHPYCSPPMAFPPALPPLRSPCSELLLWRYPGNLIPEALRLLRLGDTPTPHYPATPAGDIMEL; this is encoded by the exons ATGATCCTGCAGCAACCCCTGGAGCGAGGCCCCCAGGGTCGGGCCCAGCGCGACCCGCGGGCCGTCTCAGGGGCGTCCCGAGGCCTGGACGCgag CTCCCCTCTCCGAGGAGCTGTGCCCATGAGCACCAAGCGTCGCCTGGAGGAGGAGCA GGAGCCCCTGCGCAAGCAGTTCCTGTCTGAGGAGAACATGGTCACCCACTTCTCTCGACTCAGCCTGCACAATGACCACCCTTACTGCAGCCCCCCCATGGCTttccccccagctctgcccccactCAG AAGCCCTTGCTCTGAGCTGCTTCTCTGGCGCTACCCTGGGAACCTGATCCCTGAGGCGCTCCGGTTGCTGAGGCTGGgggacacccccaccccccactacCCTGCAACCCCAGCTGGGGACATAATGGAGCTCTGA
- the THOC6 gene encoding THO complex subunit 6 homolog isoform X3, whose product MERAMPQAVPLGQMEVFQALQRLHMIIFSQNVSPCGKFLAAGNNYGQIAIFSLSAALSSEAKEESKKPMVTFQAHDGPVYSMVSTDRHLLSAGDGEVKAWLWAEILKKGCKELWRRQPPYRTSLEVPEINALLLVPKENSLILAGGDCQLHTMDLETGTFTRALWGHTDYIHCLALRERSPEVLSGGEDGAVRLWDLRTAKEVQTIEVYKHEECSRPHNGRWIGCLATDSDWMILSAGQGRCVNQWQLSGELKAQVPGSSPGLLSLSLNQQPAAPECKVLTAAGNSCRVDVFTNLGYRAFSLSF is encoded by the exons ATGGAGCGAGCCATGCCGCAAGCGGTGCCTCTGGGTCAG ATGGAAGTATTTCAGGCCCTGCAGCGGCTGCACATGATCATTTTCTCCCAGAATGTCTCACCCTGTGGGAAGTTCCTGGCAGCTGGCAACAATTACGGGCAGATAGCCATCTTTAG CTTGTCTGCTGCTTTGAGCTCTGAGGCCAAAGAGGAAAGTAAGAAGCCCATGGTGACCTTCCAAG CCCACGATGGACCCGTCTACAGCATGGTCTCCACTGATCGACATCTGCTCAGtgctggggatggggaggtgAAGGCCTGGCTTTGGGCAGAGATCCTTAAGAAG GGCTGTAAGGAGCTGTGGCGTCGTCAGCCCCCATACAG GACCAGTCTGGAAGTACCTGAGATCAATGCTTTGCTTCTCGTCCCCAAG GAGAATTCCCTCATCCTGGCGGGGGGAGACTGTCAGCTGCATACGATGGACCTTGAGACGGGGACCTTCACG CGGGCCCTCTGGGGCCACACGGACTATATCCACTGCCTGGCACTGCGGGAGCGGAGCCCCGAGGTGCTGTCAGGTGGCGAGGATGGGGCCGTGCGGCTTTGGG ACCTCCGCACGGCCAAGGAGGTCCAGACGATTGAGGTCTACAAGCACGAG GAGTGCTCGAGGCCCCACAATGGGCGCTGGATTGGATGTTTGGCAACTGACTCCGACTGGATG ATTCTATCAGCTGGACAGGGTCGCTGTGTCAATCAGTGGCAGCTGAGCGGGGAGCTCAAGGCCCAGGTGCCTGGCTCCTCCCCAGGGCTGCTAAGCCTCAGCCTCAACCAGCAACCAGCAGCCCCTGAGTGCAAG GTCCTGACAGCCGCAGGCAACAGCTGCAGGGTGGATGTCTTTACCAATCTGGGCTACCGAGCTTTCTCCCTGTCCTTCTGA
- the THOC6 gene encoding THO complex subunit 6 homolog isoform X1, whose product MERAMPQAVPLGQMEVFQALQRLHMIIFSQNVSPCGKFLAAGNNYGQIAIFSLSAALSSEAKEESKKPMVTFQAHDGPVYSMVSTDRHLLSAGDGEVKAWLWAEILKKGCKELWRRQPPYRTSLEVPEINALLLVPKENSLILAGGDCQLHTMDLETGTFTRALWGHTDYIHCLALRERSPEVLSGGEDGAVRLWDLRTAKEVQTIEVYKHEECSRPHNGRWIGCLATDSDWMVCGGGPALTLWHLRSSTPTTIFPMRAPQKHVTFYQDLILSAGQGRCVNQWQLSGELKAQVPGSSPGLLSLSLNQQPAAPECKVLTAAGNSCRVDVFTNLGYRAFSLSF is encoded by the exons ATGGAGCGAGCCATGCCGCAAGCGGTGCCTCTGGGTCAG ATGGAAGTATTTCAGGCCCTGCAGCGGCTGCACATGATCATTTTCTCCCAGAATGTCTCACCCTGTGGGAAGTTCCTGGCAGCTGGCAACAATTACGGGCAGATAGCCATCTTTAG CTTGTCTGCTGCTTTGAGCTCTGAGGCCAAAGAGGAAAGTAAGAAGCCCATGGTGACCTTCCAAG CCCACGATGGACCCGTCTACAGCATGGTCTCCACTGATCGACATCTGCTCAGtgctggggatggggaggtgAAGGCCTGGCTTTGGGCAGAGATCCTTAAGAAG GGCTGTAAGGAGCTGTGGCGTCGTCAGCCCCCATACAG GACCAGTCTGGAAGTACCTGAGATCAATGCTTTGCTTCTCGTCCCCAAG GAGAATTCCCTCATCCTGGCGGGGGGAGACTGTCAGCTGCATACGATGGACCTTGAGACGGGGACCTTCACG CGGGCCCTCTGGGGCCACACGGACTATATCCACTGCCTGGCACTGCGGGAGCGGAGCCCCGAGGTGCTGTCAGGTGGCGAGGATGGGGCCGTGCGGCTTTGGG ACCTCCGCACGGCCAAGGAGGTCCAGACGATTGAGGTCTACAAGCACGAG GAGTGCTCGAGGCCCCACAATGGGCGCTGGATTGGATGTTTGGCAACTGACTCCGACTGGATG GTCTGTGGAGGTGGCCCAGCACTAACCCTCTGGCACCTTCGATCCTCCACACCCACCACCATCTTCCCCATGCGGGCACCACAGAAACACGTTACCTTCTACCAGGACCTG ATTCTATCAGCTGGACAGGGTCGCTGTGTCAATCAGTGGCAGCTGAGCGGGGAGCTCAAGGCCCAGGTGCCTGGCTCCTCCCCAGGGCTGCTAAGCCTCAGCCTCAACCAGCAACCAGCAGCCCCTGAGTGCAAG GTCCTGACAGCCGCAGGCAACAGCTGCAGGGTGGATGTCTTTACCAATCTGGGCTACCGAGCTTTCTCCCTGTCCTTCTGA
- the THOC6 gene encoding THO complex subunit 6 homolog isoform X2, with product MEVFQALQRLHMIIFSQNVSPCGKFLAAGNNYGQIAIFSLSAALSSEAKEESKKPMVTFQAHDGPVYSMVSTDRHLLSAGDGEVKAWLWAEILKKGCKELWRRQPPYRTSLEVPEINALLLVPKENSLILAGGDCQLHTMDLETGTFTRALWGHTDYIHCLALRERSPEVLSGGEDGAVRLWDLRTAKEVQTIEVYKHEECSRPHNGRWIGCLATDSDWMVCGGGPALTLWHLRSSTPTTIFPMRAPQKHVTFYQDLILSAGQGRCVNQWQLSGELKAQVPGSSPGLLSLSLNQQPAAPECKVLTAAGNSCRVDVFTNLGYRAFSLSF from the exons ATGGAAGTATTTCAGGCCCTGCAGCGGCTGCACATGATCATTTTCTCCCAGAATGTCTCACCCTGTGGGAAGTTCCTGGCAGCTGGCAACAATTACGGGCAGATAGCCATCTTTAG CTTGTCTGCTGCTTTGAGCTCTGAGGCCAAAGAGGAAAGTAAGAAGCCCATGGTGACCTTCCAAG CCCACGATGGACCCGTCTACAGCATGGTCTCCACTGATCGACATCTGCTCAGtgctggggatggggaggtgAAGGCCTGGCTTTGGGCAGAGATCCTTAAGAAG GGCTGTAAGGAGCTGTGGCGTCGTCAGCCCCCATACAG GACCAGTCTGGAAGTACCTGAGATCAATGCTTTGCTTCTCGTCCCCAAG GAGAATTCCCTCATCCTGGCGGGGGGAGACTGTCAGCTGCATACGATGGACCTTGAGACGGGGACCTTCACG CGGGCCCTCTGGGGCCACACGGACTATATCCACTGCCTGGCACTGCGGGAGCGGAGCCCCGAGGTGCTGTCAGGTGGCGAGGATGGGGCCGTGCGGCTTTGGG ACCTCCGCACGGCCAAGGAGGTCCAGACGATTGAGGTCTACAAGCACGAG GAGTGCTCGAGGCCCCACAATGGGCGCTGGATTGGATGTTTGGCAACTGACTCCGACTGGATG GTCTGTGGAGGTGGCCCAGCACTAACCCTCTGGCACCTTCGATCCTCCACACCCACCACCATCTTCCCCATGCGGGCACCACAGAAACACGTTACCTTCTACCAGGACCTG ATTCTATCAGCTGGACAGGGTCGCTGTGTCAATCAGTGGCAGCTGAGCGGGGAGCTCAAGGCCCAGGTGCCTGGCTCCTCCCCAGGGCTGCTAAGCCTCAGCCTCAACCAGCAACCAGCAGCCCCTGAGTGCAAG GTCCTGACAGCCGCAGGCAACAGCTGCAGGGTGGATGTCTTTACCAATCTGGGCTACCGAGCTTTCTCCCTGTCCTTCTGA
- the HCFC1R1 gene encoding host cell factor C1 regulator 1 isoform X1: MILQQPLERGPQGRAQRDPRAVSGASRGLDARSPSDYLSSEYPSLPASPSLPREPLRKQFLSEENMVTHFSRLSLHNDHPYCSPPMAFPPALPPLRSPCSELLLWRYPGNLIPEALRLLRLGDTPTPHYPATPAGDIMEL, translated from the exons ATGATCCTGCAGCAACCCCTGGAGCGAGGCCCCCAGGGTCGGGCCCAGCGCGACCCGCGGGCCGTCTCAGGGGCGTCCCGAGGCCTGGACGCgag GTCTCCATCAGACTACCTCTCCTCTGAATATCCCAGCCTGCCTGCCTCCCCGTCTCTCCCCAGGGAGCCCCTGCGCAAGCAGTTCCTGTCTGAGGAGAACATGGTCACCCACTTCTCTCGACTCAGCCTGCACAATGACCACCCTTACTGCAGCCCCCCCATGGCTttccccccagctctgcccccactCAG AAGCCCTTGCTCTGAGCTGCTTCTCTGGCGCTACCCTGGGAACCTGATCCCTGAGGCGCTCCGGTTGCTGAGGCTGGgggacacccccaccccccactacCCTGCAACCCCAGCTGGGGACATAATGGAGCTCTGA
- the THOC6 gene encoding THO complex subunit 6 homolog isoform X4, protein MVTFQAHDGPVYSMVSTDRHLLSAGDGEVKAWLWAEILKKGCKELWRRQPPYRTSLEVPEINALLLVPKENSLILAGGDCQLHTMDLETGTFTRALWGHTDYIHCLALRERSPEVLSGGEDGAVRLWDLRTAKEVQTIEVYKHEECSRPHNGRWIGCLATDSDWMVCGGGPALTLWHLRSSTPTTIFPMRAPQKHVTFYQDLILSAGQGRCVNQWQLSGELKAQVPGSSPGLLSLSLNQQPAAPECKVLTAAGNSCRVDVFTNLGYRAFSLSF, encoded by the exons ATGGTGACCTTCCAAG CCCACGATGGACCCGTCTACAGCATGGTCTCCACTGATCGACATCTGCTCAGtgctggggatggggaggtgAAGGCCTGGCTTTGGGCAGAGATCCTTAAGAAG GGCTGTAAGGAGCTGTGGCGTCGTCAGCCCCCATACAG GACCAGTCTGGAAGTACCTGAGATCAATGCTTTGCTTCTCGTCCCCAAG GAGAATTCCCTCATCCTGGCGGGGGGAGACTGTCAGCTGCATACGATGGACCTTGAGACGGGGACCTTCACG CGGGCCCTCTGGGGCCACACGGACTATATCCACTGCCTGGCACTGCGGGAGCGGAGCCCCGAGGTGCTGTCAGGTGGCGAGGATGGGGCCGTGCGGCTTTGGG ACCTCCGCACGGCCAAGGAGGTCCAGACGATTGAGGTCTACAAGCACGAG GAGTGCTCGAGGCCCCACAATGGGCGCTGGATTGGATGTTTGGCAACTGACTCCGACTGGATG GTCTGTGGAGGTGGCCCAGCACTAACCCTCTGGCACCTTCGATCCTCCACACCCACCACCATCTTCCCCATGCGGGCACCACAGAAACACGTTACCTTCTACCAGGACCTG ATTCTATCAGCTGGACAGGGTCGCTGTGTCAATCAGTGGCAGCTGAGCGGGGAGCTCAAGGCCCAGGTGCCTGGCTCCTCCCCAGGGCTGCTAAGCCTCAGCCTCAACCAGCAACCAGCAGCCCCTGAGTGCAAG GTCCTGACAGCCGCAGGCAACAGCTGCAGGGTGGATGTCTTTACCAATCTGGGCTACCGAGCTTTCTCCCTGTCCTTCTGA
- the HCFC1R1 gene encoding host cell factor C1 regulator 1 isoform X3 yields MILQQPLERGPQGRAQRDPRAVSGASRGLDAREPLRKQFLSEENMVTHFSRLSLHNDHPYCSPPMAFPPALPPLRSPCSELLLWRYPGNLIPEALRLLRLGDTPTPHYPATPAGDIMEL; encoded by the exons ATGATCCTGCAGCAACCCCTGGAGCGAGGCCCCCAGGGTCGGGCCCAGCGCGACCCGCGGGCCGTCTCAGGGGCGTCCCGAGGCCTGGACGCgag GGAGCCCCTGCGCAAGCAGTTCCTGTCTGAGGAGAACATGGTCACCCACTTCTCTCGACTCAGCCTGCACAATGACCACCCTTACTGCAGCCCCCCCATGGCTttccccccagctctgcccccactCAG AAGCCCTTGCTCTGAGCTGCTTCTCTGGCGCTACCCTGGGAACCTGATCCCTGAGGCGCTCCGGTTGCTGAGGCTGGgggacacccccaccccccactacCCTGCAACCCCAGCTGGGGACATAATGGAGCTCTGA